Part of the Nitrospirota bacterium genome, GTAGCCCAGAGTCTTCAGGGAGAGGCCGATGTCCCGGGCAACGATGGTGTCGTCCTCCACCACAAGGACCCGCTTCTTCTGCATCACCACCTCCTGCCCCCGAAGGGCGCCCGGACGCGGCGCCCCGGGGTGCTAGGCCGGCTCCACCCTCGCCGCCACCATGTTGGCGGTTCCGTTTGCCGGCGGATAGGTCAGGGCGTTGACCCGGGCGTGGGGGAAGTGCGCCGGCACAAAGAGCATGCCCTCGGGCACCTCGTCGGTGACCCTGGCCTTGAGATAGACCTCTCCCCTCCGGGAGGCCACCCGCACGTAGCCCTCGTCGGCCACGGAGAGCCTCCTGGCGTCCCGGTCGTTTATCTGCACGTAGGCGTCCGAGACCACGGTGCCCAGGCTCTTGGAGATGGTGGTCAGGCTCCCGGAGTGCTGCATGAGGATGCCGGTGACCATGGCGAAGGGGAACTCCTCGTCCACCGGCTCCCCGCCGTCGGGGCTTACGGGGTGGAAGGTCCCTTTCCACCCGGCGGTGGAGAAGGCAAAAGGCAGGGCCGCCGATATCTCCTCCTGGAGCTCCACGCGGCTTCCCATCTCGCCCAGGGGGCTTTGCATGTACCGGGCCAGGTTCCTCAGAATGCGCCAGTCCGCCACCACCTCCCCGGGCCTCTGCGTGCACTGCGCGGCCCGCTGGGGGATGCCTGCCGAGCCCACGAAGGTCCCCCCCTCCTCGGACCAGCCCGCCGCCGGCAGGACCACGTGGGCCATCTTGGCCGTGTCGGTGCGGATGATGTCCTGCACCACCAGGAGGTCCAGCTCCCGGAGCCTCTTTTCCACCTCGGCGGCCCGCGGGAAGGAGATGACCGGGTTCTCCCCCATCACGTAGAGGGCCTTGAGGGAAGAGGACTCCCCGTAGAGCATCTCTATGAGGTCCATGCCCTTCTTCTCCACCGGCCGGTGTCCCGGCCCGGCGTCCGGCCTGACCCCGGCCTCGAACATCCCCAGGGTGTTACAGAACTCCGCCGGCAGCTGAAGCGCCTCCGGCCCCTCCCCCAGGAGCAGAAGGAGGTTTGCCGCCGCCAGGACGACGTCGGTCCCCTTGGTGTTCTCGCTGTCGTTGAGGGTCATCACCAGAAGCCGCTTTCCGGCCGCCGCGAAGTCCCGGGCCGCCTGAGCGAGCCTCTCTGCCGAGACCCCGGCCGCCTTGGCGGCCTCCTCGGCGGAGTAACTCTCCAGGGAGGACCTGAGGGCGGCGAAGCCCTCCAGCTTCTCGGCCTCCGGCTGATGGAGCCCCTCGGCCAGGATGACCTTCATCATCCCGTTTAACAGGGCCACTGCGGTCCCCGGCCTCATCCGGAGCCACTCGGAGCCGTGGCGGGCGAGCTTGGTCGCCTTCGGGTCAAGCACGATGAGCCGGGCCCCGAAGTCCCGGGCCGCCCGGAGGACGTTCAGGCCGAAGACCGGGTGGGTGGAGGTCACGTCGGAGTCCACCACCAGGATGGCCTGGGCCGAGAGGGGGGAGTCAAACCCGATGGGCAGGGCGTTCAGGCCGAAGGCCCGCTTGATGCCCTCCTGGGCCTTGGCGTAGCCGAACCGGGCCGCGCTGTCCAGGTTGGGCGAGCCCACCGCCTCCCGCACGAACCTCTGGAGCATGTAGTTGTCCTCCACGGTGCAGCGCGGGGAGCCGATGGCCCCTATGGCCTCCGGGCCATGCTCCGCCTTTATCGCGGCGAGCCTGTCGGCCACGAACCGGAGGGCCTCGTCCCAGGAGGCCTCCTCGAGCTCCCCGCTTTGGCGGCGGACCAGGGGGTGCGTGAGGCGCTTCTCCGAGTACAGGTAGTCGAACCCGAAGCGGCCCTTCCCGCAGAGGTCGCCCCTGCTGATGCCCTTGCCGTCCAGGCCCCGGGAGCGGATGATCCTGCCCTCCCTGATGCCCAGCGTGAGCGTGCACCCGCTTCCGCAGTGGGAGCAGACGGTGTCCACGTCCTCCATGAACCACACGCGGGAGCGGTAGCGGTAGGGCTTGCTCCCCAGGGCGCCCACCGGGCAGACGTCGATGCACTGCCCGCAGAACTCGCAGTCCAGGGTCTCCTCGAAGGCCGGGCTCACGATGGTCTTGAAGCCCCGGCCGATGAGGTTGATCGCCCCCACCCCCTGGTGCTCCCCGCAGATGCGGACGCACTTGCCGCAGAGGATGCACCGATTGGGGTTTCTCTCCACCAGGGGGGCGGCCAGCAGCTCCGGCCCATGCTTCCTCTCCCCCTTGAACCGGCTCTCGGAGGGCCCGTACTTGAAGGCCATGTCCTGAAGCTCGCACTCCCCCGCTTTGTCGCAGACGGGGCAGTCCAGGGGGTGGTGGATGAGAAGGAGCTCCAGCACCGTCTTTCTGGCCTGGGCTATCTTCTCGCTCTCGGTGTGGACCGCCATGTCCTTGGTCACCGGGGTGGAGCAGGACGCCAGAAGCTTGGGGGAGCCCTCCACCTCCACCAGGCAGACCCTGCAGCCCCCGTAGGCGGTGAGGCGGCGGTCGTAGCAGAGGTGCGGGATGTATATCCCGTTTTGCTGGGCGGCCTGAAGGATGGTGGTCTTCGGGGGGACGGAGACCTTCTTGCCGTTAATGGTCAGCTCTATCGTTTCCATAATGTCTTACGCCTCCACAGCCTGTTTCTTGATGAGTTCTTCCCTGAGCCCGGCCGGACCCGTCTTGAGCGCGGCGAACTTGCAGGCCTCGTAGCAGGAGCGGCACTTGATGCACAGCTCTTGGTTGATGACGTGGGGCTTCTTCTTCTCCCCGGTGATGGCCCCCTGCGGGCAGACCCTGGCGCACACGCCGCAGCCCTTGCAGGTCTCGGGGTCGATGAAGAAGGTCACCAGGTCGGTGCACACGCCCGCCCGGCAGTACTTGTCGTTGATGTGCTGCTCGTACTCCTCGCGGAAGTACCTGATGGTGGAGAGGACCGGGTTGGGGGCGGTCTGCCCCAGGCCGCAGAGGGAGGTCATGATGATCTCCCGGCCGAAGGAGTTCAGAAGCTCGATGTCCTCGGGCTTCCCCCTGCCCTCGGTGATGTCCAGGAGCTTGTCGTGCATCACCTTGGTGCCTATCCGGCAGGGGGTGCACTTGCCGCAGGACTCGTCGGTGGTGAAGTCCAGGAAGAACTTGGCCACCGAGACCATGCAGCTCAGGTCGTCCATGACCACCATGCCCCCGGAGCCCACGATGGCCCCGGTCTTGACGATGTCCTCGTAGGTGACCGGGGTGTCCAGAAGCTCCTCGGGGATGCACCCGCCGGAGGGGCCGCCGAGCTGCACGGCCTTGAACTTCCGGCCCTTCTTGATGCCGCCGCCGATGTCGAAGATGATCTGCCTGATGGGGATGCCCATGGGCACCTCGATGAGGCCGATGTTGTTGACCGACCCGGTCAGGGCGAACACCTTGGTGCCGGTGGACTTCTCCGTGCCCAGGGAGCGGTACCAGTCGGCGCCGTTGAGGATTATCTGGGGGATGTTGGCCAGGGTCTCCACGTTGTTCAGAACCGAGGGCCGGGCCCACAGGCCCTTCTGCGCGGGGAAGGGAGGCCGCGGGATGGGCATGCCGCGCTTGCCCTCTAGGGAGCGCATGAGCGCGGTCTCCTCGCCGCAGACGAAGGCCCCCGCCCCGAGGTATATCTCTATGTCCAGGGAGTAGTCCGAGCCCAGGATGTTCTCCCCGAGGAGGCCGTAGGCCCGGGCCTGCTCGATGGCCTTCTGGAGCCTCTTGACCGCCAGGGGGTACTCCGCCCTGACGTAGATGTATCCCTTGGTGGCGGCGATGGCCTTGCCGGCGATGATCATCCCCTCCAGGACCACGTGGGGGTCGGCCTCCATGATGGAGCGGTCCATGAAGGCGCCGGGGTCGCCCTCGTCGCCGTTACAGAGGATGTACTTGACCTCCCCGGGCACCCGGGCGCAGAGCTCCCACTTCAGCCCGGTGAGGAAGCCCGCCCCGC contains:
- the nuoG gene encoding NADH-quinone oxidoreductase subunit NuoG — protein: METIELTINGKKVSVPPKTTILQAAQQNGIYIPHLCYDRRLTAYGGCRVCLVEVEGSPKLLASCSTPVTKDMAVHTESEKIAQARKTVLELLLIHHPLDCPVCDKAGECELQDMAFKYGPSESRFKGERKHGPELLAAPLVERNPNRCILCGKCVRICGEHQGVGAINLIGRGFKTIVSPAFEETLDCEFCGQCIDVCPVGALGSKPYRYRSRVWFMEDVDTVCSHCGSGCTLTLGIREGRIIRSRGLDGKGISRGDLCGKGRFGFDYLYSEKRLTHPLVRRQSGELEEASWDEALRFVADRLAAIKAEHGPEAIGAIGSPRCTVEDNYMLQRFVREAVGSPNLDSAARFGYAKAQEGIKRAFGLNALPIGFDSPLSAQAILVVDSDVTSTHPVFGLNVLRAARDFGARLIVLDPKATKLARHGSEWLRMRPGTAVALLNGMMKVILAEGLHQPEAEKLEGFAALRSSLESYSAEEAAKAAGVSAERLAQAARDFAAAGKRLLVMTLNDSENTKGTDVVLAAANLLLLLGEGPEALQLPAEFCNTLGMFEAGVRPDAGPGHRPVEKKGMDLIEMLYGESSSLKALYVMGENPVISFPRAAEVEKRLRELDLLVVQDIIRTDTAKMAHVVLPAAGWSEEGGTFVGSAGIPQRAAQCTQRPGEVVADWRILRNLARYMQSPLGEMGSRVELQEEISAALPFAFSTAGWKGTFHPVSPDGGEPVDEEFPFAMVTGILMQHSGSLTTISKSLGTVVSDAYVQINDRDARRLSVADEGYVRVASRRGEVYLKARVTDEVPEGMLFVPAHFPHARVNALTYPPANGTANMVAARVEPA